One genomic segment of Streptomyces niveus includes these proteins:
- a CDS encoding glycosyltransferase family 2 protein, with product MRRLITVITAVHGPSAHLLPDAYTSLCAQELPEGWEWQWLVQEDGRSDDVAPHVPDDPRVFFKQGRHGGPGTARTLALAYADGEYVKVLDADDQLPDGALARDLAALEGDATLGWATSRVLDLMPDGSTVGFEGDPDNGPLERGAVLDYWSTHDFRAPVHPATLFARRDLVLALGGWMALPASEDTGLLLALDSVSCGWFTSEVGLLYRKWPGQATGQAAHTDPAERDARMAIVEARARALSYMRWQYPVTSAAV from the coding sequence GTGCGTCGGCTCATCACCGTCATCACCGCCGTGCACGGTCCCTCGGCTCACCTCCTGCCGGATGCGTACACGTCGCTGTGTGCACAGGAGTTGCCCGAGGGGTGGGAGTGGCAGTGGCTCGTCCAGGAGGACGGCAGGAGCGACGACGTCGCGCCGCACGTCCCGGACGACCCGCGTGTGTTCTTCAAGCAGGGACGTCACGGCGGACCGGGCACGGCCCGTACGTTGGCTCTCGCGTACGCGGACGGCGAGTACGTCAAAGTCCTCGACGCCGACGACCAGTTGCCGGACGGCGCGCTGGCCCGCGACCTGGCCGCGCTCGAAGGCGACGCCACGCTTGGGTGGGCGACGTCCCGCGTCCTGGACCTGATGCCGGACGGCTCCACGGTCGGCTTCGAAGGCGACCCTGACAACGGCCCGTTGGAGCGGGGCGCCGTACTCGACTACTGGTCGACGCACGACTTCCGCGCCCCGGTCCACCCGGCAACGCTCTTCGCTCGCCGCGACCTGGTGCTCGCCCTGGGCGGCTGGATGGCACTGCCGGCCTCGGAGGACACGGGGCTGCTGCTCGCGCTGGATTCCGTCAGCTGCGGTTGGTTCACGAGCGAGGTCGGTCTCCTGTACCGCAAGTGGCCGGGCCAGGCGACGGGCCAGGCCGCCCACACGGATCCGGCGGAGCGGGATGCGCGCATGGCGATCGTGGAGGCGCGGGCGCGGGCCTTGTCGTATATGAGGTGGCAGTACCCGGTCACGTCGGCTGCGGTGTGA
- a CDS encoding GntR family transcriptional regulator: MAKAYERIADELRRSIRAGELRPGDRLPSETKLAEDHRRSVPTIRDALRLLQDEGLIEKLHGRGNFVRKPRTTVLRTNERHQWEKDRAREPKGERLKTGSTEHDTGLTVNDLVFHAAYREIKAGSELADVFDVPEGTAFIERTFRTRYDAENAPFTLVTSYLVRSLVEANPDLLDAANEPWPGGTQSQLHSVGIELGRIEERVTARPPTPEEAEELELPPGTSVLLLRKTSYDIEGRAVEMSDVTLPGDRTEMLFTTPLERW; this comes from the coding sequence GTGGCCAAGGCGTACGAACGAATCGCGGACGAACTTCGCCGGTCCATCCGCGCAGGTGAGCTGCGGCCCGGCGACCGCCTTCCCTCGGAGACGAAACTCGCGGAGGATCACCGGCGGAGCGTGCCGACGATCCGTGACGCGCTCCGGCTGCTCCAGGACGAGGGGCTGATCGAGAAGCTGCACGGCCGCGGAAACTTCGTCCGCAAGCCCCGCACGACCGTGCTGCGCACGAACGAGCGGCACCAGTGGGAGAAGGATCGGGCGCGTGAGCCCAAGGGTGAGCGGCTGAAGACGGGCTCGACGGAGCATGACACCGGCCTGACGGTGAACGATCTCGTCTTCCACGCGGCCTACCGGGAGATCAAGGCCGGCTCGGAGCTCGCGGATGTCTTCGACGTACCTGAGGGGACCGCGTTCATCGAGCGCACCTTCCGTACGCGGTACGACGCCGAGAACGCCCCCTTCACCCTGGTGACCTCATACCTCGTCCGCTCGCTGGTGGAAGCCAACCCGGATCTACTGGACGCGGCCAACGAGCCCTGGCCAGGCGGCACTCAGAGCCAGCTCCATTCGGTCGGCATCGAACTCGGTCGCATAGAAGAACGCGTCACCGCCCGCCCACCGACGCCGGAGGAAGCGGAAGAACTCGAACTTCCGCCGGGCACATCGGTGTTGCTGCTGCGCAAGACGTCGTACGACATCGAGGGCCGCGCCGTGGAGATGTCCGACGTGACGCTTCCTGGCGACCGCACCGAAATGCTCTTCACCACTCCCCTGGAAAGGTGGTGA
- a CDS encoding DUF2637 domain-containing protein, whose translation MTSTQAPQSPPPPLSRTEKALLGVVVPAGAGVGGLGLVASFDSVSSAAARWGFGEPWMLPIGIDLAIPVFTAANLLLIRLGMPLAWVRFVPWALTLVTCWLNIAAGESVSAKIAHGAMPLLWVVLSEIAAHVYAVRIGVATGARMERIRRSRWLFAPLTTLMLWRRMVLWETTDYREALDLEKNRLLVRAELRETYGRAWRRKAPSRDLVLLRLGELSPEPQPQPEPDPPSEPDIRPEPEAEPKPRKGRKSGAGVYRPRMTWEAAITKARKATADWPYEALDADPIRKAVGCSQERSRQLRDVLRAERDAEPARNASPAAV comes from the coding sequence GTGACCAGCACGCAAGCGCCCCAGTCCCCTCCCCCTCCACTCAGCCGGACAGAAAAGGCGCTGCTCGGCGTCGTCGTCCCGGCCGGCGCCGGAGTGGGCGGCCTCGGACTCGTCGCCTCCTTCGACTCCGTCTCGTCCGCCGCTGCTCGTTGGGGATTCGGCGAGCCCTGGATGCTGCCGATCGGCATCGACCTCGCCATCCCCGTCTTCACCGCGGCCAACCTGCTGTTGATCCGGCTCGGCATGCCGCTTGCGTGGGTGCGGTTCGTGCCGTGGGCGCTGACGCTCGTGACCTGCTGGCTGAACATCGCGGCAGGAGAGTCGGTCTCGGCGAAGATCGCCCATGGAGCGATGCCGCTGCTGTGGGTCGTGCTCAGCGAGATCGCCGCTCACGTCTACGCCGTACGCATCGGTGTGGCGACCGGCGCCCGGATGGAACGCATCCGCCGCTCGCGATGGCTGTTCGCTCCTCTCACCACGCTGATGCTGTGGCGCCGGATGGTGCTGTGGGAGACGACCGACTATCGCGAAGCGCTGGACCTGGAGAAGAACCGACTCCTGGTACGCGCCGAGCTGCGCGAGACCTACGGCCGCGCCTGGCGACGCAAAGCGCCGTCCCGCGATCTCGTGTTGCTCAGGTTGGGCGAGCTGTCTCCGGAGCCGCAGCCACAGCCGGAGCCCGACCCTCCGTCGGAGCCCGACATCCGCCCCGAGCCCGAAGCGGAACCGAAGCCACGTAAGGGCCGGAAGTCCGGAGCAGGCGTCTACCGGCCGCGCATGACGTGGGAAGCCGCGATCACCAAAGCCCGTAAGGCGACAGCGGATTGGCCGTACGAAGCGCTGGACGCGGACCCCATCCGTAAGGCCGTCGGGTGCAGTCAGGAGCGCTCCCGCCAGTTGCGGGACGTGCTCCGAGCCGAACGCGACGCCGAGCCGGCGCGCAACGCATCGCCTGCCGCTGTGTGA
- a CDS encoding cell division protein FtsK, translating into MKHKDDNENGREPDHERDLFARLEKELSTDSDERQPTSTRLTESPQSADSEDPGDTVTVDRPGGPNGPGLTERIRGAKRRAVIPAWAKSRAEFRTAGGGVAAYAWHVTAYHCVRTPWYTLRLGLRSPVGAARFIGDAMRWMTDAEGEPLRQVAATSGDVDRYLKLSRQRDRRVRWRAVVMVAASIVGLSASLALYVLAPGSLLALCGALMTLTLGRLGQPADDPVIHRAVEIPKATKLTSDIVLRALGSLGIPAINQAQSKGGPGFAFTAPITRDGPGWLAEGDLPYGVTVTDVVDRRDKLASGLRRPLGCVWPEAVPDEHTGRLRLWVGDQDMSLTKQDPWPLAKSGSTDLFKPVVWGTDQRGRWVGVTLMFIAGVIGAIPRMGKTFLLRLLLLVAALDPRAELHTYDLKGTGDLDAVGDRVAYRHRAGEEDADIEYAIADLRELQGELRRRAKVIRSLPRDICPESKVTTELASKRSLGLHPIVVGVDECQVWFEHPMYGGEFKDICTDLVKRGPATGIVLLLATQRPDKDSIPTSISANASARWCLKVMGQVENDMVLGTGAYKRGVRASMFAWGDKGISYFLGEGADARIVRSAFIDAVEADRIALRARSLRERAGILAGHALGEQPETGVAFSYDLLADLRAAVPADKSKLWNEAVVPRLAELRPEVYGDWTPEQLTAALKPYGIRTVQVWGTTEDGKGANRRGIRRADFLKALAERDGTADAA; encoded by the coding sequence GTGAAGCACAAGGACGACAACGAGAACGGCCGAGAGCCCGACCACGAGCGCGATCTCTTCGCTCGGCTGGAGAAGGAGCTGAGCACCGACTCCGACGAGCGGCAGCCGACCAGCACCCGACTCACCGAGTCGCCCCAGTCGGCCGACTCTGAAGACCCTGGCGACACGGTCACGGTCGACCGCCCCGGCGGACCCAACGGCCCCGGACTCACGGAACGGATTCGTGGCGCGAAGCGTCGCGCGGTCATCCCCGCGTGGGCAAAGTCGCGGGCCGAGTTCCGAACCGCCGGCGGGGGAGTCGCCGCGTACGCCTGGCACGTTACCGCGTACCACTGCGTCCGAACCCCCTGGTACACGCTGCGACTTGGCCTCCGCTCCCCGGTCGGCGCCGCGCGGTTCATCGGCGACGCGATGCGGTGGATGACTGACGCTGAGGGGGAGCCCCTGCGCCAGGTGGCCGCGACGAGCGGCGACGTCGACCGTTACCTGAAGCTCTCCCGGCAGCGCGACCGCCGGGTGCGGTGGCGCGCGGTCGTCATGGTCGCCGCATCGATCGTGGGGCTGTCCGCGAGCCTGGCCCTGTACGTCCTCGCGCCCGGCTCGCTGCTCGCGCTCTGCGGCGCACTCATGACGCTGACGCTCGGACGCCTGGGCCAGCCGGCCGACGATCCGGTGATTCACCGCGCCGTCGAGATCCCCAAGGCAACCAAGCTCACCAGCGACATCGTGTTGCGGGCCCTCGGCTCGCTCGGCATCCCCGCCATCAACCAAGCCCAGTCCAAGGGCGGTCCGGGCTTCGCCTTCACCGCGCCCATCACTCGCGACGGCCCCGGATGGCTGGCCGAGGGAGACCTTCCGTACGGCGTGACCGTCACGGACGTGGTCGACCGGCGCGACAAGCTGGCATCCGGGCTGCGGCGCCCACTCGGCTGCGTCTGGCCGGAGGCCGTGCCCGACGAGCACACCGGCCGGCTTCGGCTGTGGGTCGGGGATCAGGACATGTCGCTGACCAAACAAGACCCGTGGCCGCTCGCGAAGTCCGGCAGCACCGACCTGTTCAAGCCGGTCGTGTGGGGGACGGACCAGCGCGGGCGGTGGGTCGGCGTGACGCTCATGTTCATCGCCGGTGTCATCGGGGCCATCCCCCGCATGGGCAAGACGTTCCTCCTGCGTCTGCTGCTGCTCGTCGCCGCCCTGGACCCACGCGCCGAGCTGCACACGTACGACCTCAAGGGCACGGGCGACCTGGACGCGGTCGGCGACCGCGTCGCGTACCGGCATCGGGCTGGCGAGGAGGACGCGGACATCGAGTACGCCATCGCCGACCTGCGTGAGCTGCAAGGCGAGTTGCGTCGCCGCGCGAAGGTTATCCGCTCGCTTCCTCGGGACATCTGCCCGGAGTCGAAGGTGACCACCGAGCTTGCCTCGAAGCGGTCGCTCGGTCTGCACCCGATCGTGGTGGGGGTCGACGAGTGTCAGGTGTGGTTCGAACACCCCATGTACGGCGGGGAGTTCAAGGACATCTGCACGGACCTGGTGAAGCGCGGGCCGGCGACCGGGATCGTTCTGCTTCTCGCCACGCAACGGCCGGACAAGGACAGCATCCCGACCTCGATCAGTGCCAACGCCTCCGCTCGCTGGTGCCTGAAGGTCATGGGCCAGGTCGAGAACGACATGGTGCTCGGCACCGGCGCGTACAAGCGAGGTGTGCGGGCCAGCATGTTCGCATGGGGTGACAAGGGCATCTCGTACTTCCTCGGTGAGGGCGCGGACGCCCGCATCGTCCGCTCGGCCTTCATCGACGCGGTGGAGGCCGACCGCATCGCGCTCCGCGCCCGGTCCTTGCGCGAGCGCGCCGGCATCCTCGCCGGGCACGCGCTCGGCGAGCAGCCCGAGACCGGTGTCGCTTTCTCGTACGACTTGCTGGCCGATCTCCGCGCGGCCGTCCCCGCCGACAAGTCGAAGCTCTGGAACGAAGCCGTCGTGCCGCGCCTCGCCGAGCTACGGCCGGAGGTGTACGGCGATTGGACGCCGGAGCAACTGACGGCCGCCCTCAAGCCGTACGGCATTCGCACCGTGCAGGTCTGGGGCACGACCGAGGACGGCAAGGGCGCCAACCGGCGCGGCATCAGGCGCGCCGACTTCCTCAAGGCGCTTGCGGAACGTGACGGGACGGCCGACGCCGCATAG
- a CDS encoding DUF3987 domain-containing protein has product MNGSADSDAAAPPNDQAAEQAALGAMLLSSDAITEVTATLALSDYYRPAHATIHSTIIAMHAAGLPVDPITVAAHLREAGDLNRVGGASYLHTLVQATPTAANGSYYAEIVADMAKQRRLIETGVRLITHGREGATGAEDIAARATAELATLGGAERWPDPIPLGTHAGLPVFPVSTLTPWVAEHVSAVAEFTQTPPDLAATMALAALATAAGGRVQVEIRPGWREQSNLYLVCAMPPASRKSDVFAAMTEPIYDVERQLQEESRARIVEAETEKEAALAEAEALMAKARKPGSTVDRTALVAEASAAKLLAEGIHVPPRPRLTVSGDITPEPLAQQLAVHRCLAALSPEGDLFDIIAGRYSAKPNLGVFLQAHKGERLQTDRITREQPSVDKPALTIGITPQPAVLQDLASTPGARDRGLLARFLYALPPSNLGYRKTRTTPVPRPVAQTYYARLTQLLHALYALPEPVTVPLTHSADRAVEGLQDEIETSLRPDRPLAHLPDWAGKVVGHTARVALLLHLADRATTDRWGHPVEETTVHRAAEITNYFTQHALAVFDLIASDPATDAAHVILDWLRRPKTDGTWRTTIKRRDAVAASRRFRTVAQVEPALVLLEAHGFLRTDVTPRTGRAGQPASATYRVHPSLREGSTDAS; this is encoded by the coding sequence ATGAACGGTTCCGCCGACAGCGACGCCGCCGCACCGCCGAACGACCAGGCCGCCGAGCAAGCGGCACTCGGCGCCATGCTGCTGTCGAGCGACGCGATCACCGAAGTCACCGCGACGCTCGCCCTGTCCGACTACTACCGGCCGGCCCACGCGACCATCCACTCAACGATCATCGCGATGCACGCCGCCGGACTACCGGTCGACCCGATCACCGTCGCCGCACACCTCCGCGAGGCCGGAGATCTCAACCGCGTCGGCGGAGCGAGCTACCTGCACACGCTCGTCCAGGCCACGCCCACCGCGGCGAACGGCTCGTACTACGCCGAGATCGTCGCCGACATGGCCAAGCAACGCCGACTCATCGAAACCGGCGTCCGCCTGATCACCCACGGCCGTGAGGGCGCCACCGGCGCCGAGGACATCGCCGCTCGGGCCACCGCCGAACTCGCCACCCTCGGTGGCGCCGAGCGATGGCCCGACCCGATCCCACTCGGCACACACGCGGGGCTACCCGTCTTCCCGGTCAGCACGCTGACGCCGTGGGTCGCCGAACACGTAAGCGCCGTCGCCGAGTTCACCCAAACTCCGCCGGACCTCGCAGCGACCATGGCACTCGCCGCCCTGGCCACGGCCGCCGGAGGACGCGTACAGGTCGAGATCCGCCCCGGTTGGCGTGAGCAGTCGAACCTCTATCTCGTCTGCGCGATGCCACCGGCCTCCCGCAAGTCGGACGTCTTCGCCGCCATGACCGAGCCCATTTACGACGTCGAGCGGCAGCTACAGGAGGAGTCGCGCGCCCGGATCGTCGAAGCGGAGACCGAGAAGGAAGCCGCTCTTGCCGAGGCCGAAGCACTGATGGCCAAGGCCCGGAAACCGGGCAGCACCGTCGACCGTACGGCGCTGGTCGCCGAGGCGTCCGCCGCCAAGCTGCTCGCCGAGGGAATCCACGTACCTCCCCGGCCGCGCCTGACAGTCTCCGGCGACATCACTCCGGAACCGCTCGCACAGCAACTCGCCGTGCACCGCTGCCTCGCCGCGCTGTCTCCCGAGGGCGACCTCTTCGACATCATCGCGGGGCGCTACAGCGCGAAGCCGAACCTTGGCGTCTTCCTGCAAGCCCACAAGGGCGAGCGGCTACAGACCGACCGCATCACGCGCGAACAGCCCAGCGTCGACAAGCCCGCGCTCACCATCGGCATCACTCCGCAGCCGGCCGTACTCCAAGACCTGGCCAGTACGCCCGGTGCACGTGACCGCGGCCTCCTGGCGCGCTTCCTGTACGCGCTCCCGCCCTCGAACCTCGGCTACCGCAAGACCCGCACCACGCCCGTCCCGCGACCGGTCGCGCAGACGTACTACGCCCGTCTGACTCAACTCCTCCATGCGCTCTACGCGTTGCCCGAGCCGGTCACGGTCCCGCTCACTCATTCAGCAGACCGAGCCGTCGAGGGTCTACAGGACGAGATCGAAACTTCGCTCCGCCCTGACCGACCGCTCGCCCACCTCCCGGACTGGGCGGGCAAGGTCGTCGGGCACACGGCGCGCGTCGCGCTCCTGCTCCACCTCGCCGACCGGGCCACGACCGACCGATGGGGCCACCCGGTCGAAGAGACGACCGTCCACCGAGCAGCCGAGATCACCAATTACTTCACTCAGCACGCCTTGGCCGTCTTCGACCTGATCGCCTCCGATCCGGCCACCGACGCCGCGCACGTGATCCTTGATTGGCTACGTCGCCCGAAGACGGACGGCACCTGGCGCACCACAATCAAGCGCCGCGACGCAGTCGCGGCCTCCCGCCGCTTCCGCACGGTCGCCCAGGTCGAACCGGCCCTCGTCCTGCTCGAAGCCCACGGCTTCCTCCGCACTGACGTCACGCCCAGGACCGGCCGCGCGGGTCAGCCGGCCTCGGCGACGTACCGCGTCCACCCCTCGCTTCGGGAGGGGAGCACCGATGCGAGCTGA
- a CDS encoding helix-turn-helix domain-containing protein has protein sequence MTGDQRRELPEGPTFDPTLLALTVEEAARRLSVGRTTMYALIRDGAVQTVPIGRARRVPVQALSEYLGRRMHFRTERTAA, from the coding sequence ATGACCGGCGACCAGCGTCGAGAGCTTCCTGAAGGACCCACCTTCGATCCGACCCTCCTCGCTCTGACGGTTGAGGAAGCCGCCCGTCGCCTGAGCGTCGGCCGGACGACCATGTACGCCCTCATTCGCGACGGAGCCGTGCAGACCGTTCCGATCGGCCGGGCCCGTCGCGTCCCCGTCCAAGCACTCAGCGAGTACCTCGGGCGCCGCATGCACTTCCGCACTGAGCGCACAGCCGCATAA
- a CDS encoding tyrosine-type recombinase/integrase: MTKRAKRPDGASTIYFGKDGYWHGRVTVGVCDDGKPDRRHVMSKVSEAEVIKKVRALEKQRDEGKVRKPGRPWTVKAWLLHWVEEIAKPSVRENTYAGYEVAVRVHLIPGLGAHRLDKLEPEHLDRFYVKMQANGSKPATAHQAHRTIRTALNHALRRGHVNRNVASLAVPPRIEEEEVEPYDIEEVQRLLVEAVKLRNSARWSVALALGLRQGEALGLRWADLDLETGVLRVRKNRLRPKYLHGCGGDCDRKPGYCKQRIRKNEDTANTKSRAGRRVIGVPGELVRLLELHKKEQERERLLAAQEWRQTGFVFTSPVGEPLVPSTDYDAWKQLLVDAKVRDGRLHDARHTAATVLLILGVSERVVMQIMGWSSTAMAARYQHVTSGILSDVAKRVGGLIWEVAKDSDADGPEEAAKSR, encoded by the coding sequence ATGACCAAGCGCGCAAAGCGCCCTGACGGCGCGTCGACCATCTACTTCGGCAAAGACGGCTATTGGCACGGCCGAGTCACAGTCGGCGTGTGCGATGACGGTAAGCCCGACCGGCGCCACGTGATGAGCAAGGTCAGCGAAGCGGAAGTCATCAAGAAAGTTCGCGCTCTGGAAAAGCAGCGCGATGAAGGAAAAGTGCGGAAGCCGGGTCGGCCGTGGACCGTAAAGGCGTGGCTGTTGCACTGGGTTGAGGAGATCGCGAAGCCGTCGGTCCGGGAGAACACCTACGCCGGCTACGAGGTGGCCGTTCGAGTTCACCTGATCCCCGGACTCGGTGCTCACCGGCTCGACAAGTTGGAGCCCGAGCACTTGGATCGCTTCTACGTGAAGATGCAGGCCAACGGCAGCAAGCCCGCGACGGCTCATCAAGCTCACCGCACGATCCGCACGGCCCTCAACCACGCGTTGCGGCGCGGCCACGTCAATAGGAACGTCGCTTCTCTCGCGGTTCCGCCGAGAATTGAGGAAGAGGAGGTAGAGCCGTACGACATCGAGGAGGTGCAGCGCCTGCTTGTCGAGGCGGTCAAGCTTCGCAATAGCGCCCGGTGGTCTGTCGCTCTCGCGCTTGGTCTGCGCCAGGGAGAGGCGCTGGGGCTCCGCTGGGCGGACCTCGACCTTGAAACTGGCGTCCTTCGTGTGAGGAAAAACCGGCTGCGTCCGAAGTACCTTCACGGCTGCGGTGGCGACTGTGATCGGAAACCGGGGTACTGCAAGCAGCGGATTCGGAAGAACGAGGACACGGCCAATACGAAGTCACGCGCCGGCCGCCGTGTGATCGGCGTGCCCGGCGAGTTGGTTCGGTTGCTGGAGCTGCATAAGAAGGAGCAGGAGCGTGAACGCCTGCTTGCCGCGCAGGAATGGCGCCAGACCGGCTTCGTCTTCACGTCTCCCGTGGGGGAGCCTCTGGTGCCCAGCACGGACTACGACGCATGGAAACAGCTCCTCGTGGACGCGAAGGTTCGTGACGGGCGCCTGCACGATGCTAGGCACACAGCCGCGACGGTCCTGCTCATCCTTGGAGTCTCCGAACGGGTCGTGATGCAGATCATGGGGTGGTCGTCCACCGCCATGGCGGCCCGCTACCAACACGTGACCAGCGGCATCCTCAGCGACGTCGCGAAGCGCGTGGGAGGGCTCATCTGGGAGGTGGCCAAGGACTCCGACGCGGATGGTCCGGAGGAGGCTGCCAAGTCGCGTTGA